In Streptomyces camelliae, the sequence GACGTACAGCCCGGTCTCGGCGGCCATCCGCAGGAAGAGATCGAGGTCCCGGACGCCGGTGAAGTCGTAGGTGCCCGGCGCGGGGGAGTGGTAGTTCCAGGCGACGTAGATGCTGACGGCGTTGTAGCCGTGGGCCCGCATCTTCTGGAGGATGTCCCGCCACAGGGAGGGGCTGGGCAGCCGGAAGGGATGGAACTCCCCGGACCAGAGCACCACCCGTCTGCCGTCCACGAGCAGCGAGTACCGGTCGTACCCGATGGTGTGCCGCTCGCCGTCGGCCCGGGGCGGCAGGGGTGCCGGGCCGGTCGGCACACTGGCGCGCGCCGCGAACGCCGAGGGCGCGCCGGAGCCGCCGCTGCCGCCCAGGGCGAGCCCGAGCGCGGCAGAGCCGGCCAGGGCACTGAAAGTACGTCTGCTGAGCGCCAAGGTGGATCCTCCCGGGCGGCGATCTTACGGGGCGCGGGTGCGGCCATTGTCCACGGAGCGACGCCTCACAATGGACGCATGAGGATCTCGGCACGGGCGGACTACGCGGTACGGGCGGTGCTGGAACTGGCCGTACGGCAGGGTAACGGCCCCGTGAAGGCGGAGGAAATCGCCGCCGTGCAGGACATCCCGCACAAGTTCCTGGAGGGCATCCTGGGCGACTGCCGGCGTGCCGGGATCGTGGAGAGCAGGCGGGGCGGAGGCGGCGGCTACCAGCTGGCGCGGGACGCGGCCGCGATCACGGTGGCGGACGTCGTCCGGGGCGTGGACGGCCCGATCGTGTCGGTACGCGGCGAACGCCCGACCGACCTGTCCTACACGGGCACGGCCCAGCCCCTGCTCCCGCTCTGGATCGCCCTGCGCGCGAACGTCCGCCGCATCCTGGAGGGCGTGACGATCGCGGACCTCGCGGCGGACACGCTGCCGGAGCCGGTCCGGGCGCTGGCGGCGGAACCGGCGGCGTGGGAGAACCCTTAGGCTGCCTTCGAGAAGCGCGACCTTTGAGGCTTTCGTCCGGTGTTGTTCCGTGGGGCGAAGGCGCCCGAGGAGGAGGCAGCCGTGGAGACCCTGCGCCCGGCACAGGTCCACATCCAGAGCCGGGAGTGCGATCCGCTGATCCTGGGCCGGTTCCCCGGCGCGACGTTCTTCCCGGAGCGGCTGCTCGGCTGGGCGATCGTCGACACGGTGTGCCGGGCAGGCGGCCGTCTCCTGTACGTCACCGCCCCGCCGCCGCTGGACGCCGACGAGCAGGTCGACTACTACCTCGGGCTGCTGGGCGCCGGCCACGAGGGTGCGCGGAACCGGGTGAGCCTGGTGGGCGTGGACGACGTCAGCGCCCGATGGCTGAGCGAGAAGATCCTCGATCCGGACAACCCGCGGGCCGCGCAGGTCCGTGCGGTCGTCCGCGCGTTCGTGGACGGCCGGCGACGGGCCGGCGCCGACGTCCGGCTGAACTATTTCGAACCGTCCGCTCCGCTGGAGCGCTTCGCCCGGGAACTGGGCGTGCCCGGAAACCAGCCGCCCTCGTCCTGCATCCCGACGGGCACCAAGCACTCCGGCCGCCGGCTGTTCGCCGAGGCGGGCATCCCGGTACCCGCGGGCTCCCCCGAGCTGTGCCACTCCGTCGCGGACCTGGCCGTGGAAGTGGCGCGGATGGCGCGGTCGGGGCACCGCGCGCTGGTCGTCAAGCTCGACGACGCCGCCTCAGGGGCCGGGCTCGGCAACGCGCTGCTGGATCTCGGCGACCTCGGCCTGTCGCCCGGGACGGACGACGACGCGCTGACCGAACGCGTGCTCGCCGCGCTGCCCCGGGCCACTCTGGTGGACCCCGGGATCACCTGGGGCGACTACGTCCGGATGATCGGGAAGTCCGGCACCCTCGTGGAAGAGTGGATCAAGGACGACGCGCTGTGCAGCCCCAGCTTCCAGGGCAGGATCACCGAGGGCGGCGCGGTCGAGGCGGTCTCCACCCATGACCAGGTGCTTGCCGTCCACAGCCAGAGTTACGTCGGCTGCCGGTTCCCGGCGAACGCCGCATACCGGCACACACTCATCGACTACGGGCTGCGTGTCGGCCGGGCGCTGCGGGAGCGCGGAGTGGACCGGGGCGACTACGGGGTGGACTTCCTCGCCCGGCCCACCGCCGGGGGCTGGCAGGTCCTCGGGTGCGAGATCAATCTGCGGGGCACGGGGACCAAGCACGCCTTCGGCATCGTCTCGGCGCTCCTGGGCACGCGCGCGACGCCGGACGGCCGCCTGGTCGTCGGCGGGCCCGGGGGCGCCGAGCGCGTCTACGAGGCGTCGGACAGCATCATGGACCCGCGCTACGTGGGCCTGCGGCCGGCGCACCTGATCCGCGCGGTCACCGGGTCCCCCCTCGGTTACGACCCCGAGCGCGCGACCGGCGTGGTGCTGCACATGATGAGCGCCGCCGCCGAGGACGGGAAGTTCGGCGCGGTGTGCATCGGGGCGGACCGGGCCGAGGCGGCGGCGTTGCTGCGGGGGCTGCGGGAGCTGGTGGACGAGCAGGTGCGCGTGAAAAGCCGGATGTGAATGGCCGGAGTTCGCCCTGCCGGGCCGGAGCGTGGCTTCCTACGATGCTCACGCCTCCCGTCCTTCACAGGTCCCACACAGTTTCTTCAAAGCTGAACGAGCGGCACGAACTGCACGGCGGACGGACCGGAGGCGCACCCCCCACTCGACGACATGGGAGAAACCATGGCTGGTGGACTCCTCCTGAGCGGCGCCGTAGCCGCTCTGCTCACCACGGCGCTGCCCGCCCAACACACGCCCGCCTCGGGCGTGTTGGACAACCCGCCCCCGGACAAGATCGTCATCGACGTCGCGACGGTGAACGGCTCCGGCTGCCCCGAGGGCACCGCGGCGGTCGCCGTCTCGCCGGACAACACCGCCTTCACGGTGACCTACAGCAACTACCTGGCGCAGGCCGGCGGCAATTCCGACCCCACGGCCTTCCGCAAGAACTGCCAGCTCAACCTGATCGTCCACGTCCCGCAGGGCTTCACCTACGCCATCGCCAGCGCCGACTACCGCGGCTTCCTGTCCCTGCAGCCCGGCGCGAGCGCCACTCAGAAGGCCTCGTACTACTTCCAGGGCTCCCCGACCACCGTCCCCAAGAGCCACCCCTTCAGTGCTCCCTTCAACGACAACTGGGAGGCCACCGACAGCACGGACTGGGCCCAACTGGTCTGGGCGCCCTGCGGGGTGCTGCGCAACTTCAACATCAACACCGAACTGAGAGTCAACGCCGGGACCCAGAACCCGGACAAGGTCAGCTTCATGACGATGGACTCGACGGACGGCGACATCAGCACGGTGTACCACCTGGCGTGGAAGGAGTGTCCGAGCGCGTAGGGAGACACGCGCCACGCCGATTACTGTGGGTAGGCGATGACTCGCGCGGGATCTTGCGGGTGAACGGCCGTTCGTCGGTTGACGTGTGGCGCCTTCGACCAGCAGTGATCGCGGTACGGGGCGCACGGGGGGCGCGCTGCAAGCGCGTTGAATGCCTTCGTGCGCCACCTTATCGATTACTGAACGTAAGCATGACTCTGGTACCCCTGTGTACGCAGCGTGACGACAGCAGGTCGTCGCGTCCCTACGTGCCAGGGAAGACGAGGTAGAGCCATGCCCCTTGACACAGTGACAGCACCGGCGGGCCCGGAGTCCGAGCAGCAGCGCGAGCAGCAGAGCCTCAGCACCGCGGCGGCGCGCAATCTCGCCACCACCACCAAGTCCGAACCCCAGATGCAGGGCATCAGCTCCCGCTGGGCGACCCGCATGCTGCCCTGGGTGAACGTGCCCGGCGCGACCTACCGGGTCAACCGCCGTCTGTCCTACACCGTCGGCGACGGCCGCGTGAGCTTCGTGAAGACCGGCCCCAAGGTCCAGGTGGTCCCCGCCGAACTGGGTGAACTGCCCCTGCTGCGCGGCTTCTCCGACGCCGACGCGCTCGGTGCGCTGGCCGACAAGTTCGTGCAGAAGGAGTTCGAGCCGGGCCAGGTCATCGTGCAGGCGGGCCGCAAGGCCGACCAGGTGTTCCTGATCGCGCACGGCAAGGTCGAGAAGATCGGCGAGGGTCCGTACGGCGAAGAGGCTGTGATCGGGCTCCTGGCCGACGGGGACACCTTCGGCGGCCGGGTGATGTCCGGCCAGGCCAAGAAGTGGGAGTTCACGGCCCGTGCCGCGACCGCCACGACCGTCCTCGCGCTGCCGCTGACCGCGTACAAGGCGGTCGCCGACCGCTACGAGGCACTGCGCGCGCATGTGCAGCACATCAGCTCCAACGGGCATCAGCGGCACCGCAAGCTGAACCGGTCGGGCGAGGCGGCGATCGAGCTCAGCTCGGGGCACGTGGGCGAGGAGACCCTGCCGCAGACCTTCGCCGACTACGAACTCGCGCCGCGTGAGTACGAGTTGAGCGTGGCGCAGACGGTGCTGCGGGTGCACAGCAGGGTGGCCGACCTCTTCAACGAGCCGATGAACCAGACCCAGCAGCAGCTGCGGCTGACCATCGAGGCGTTGCGCGAGCGGCAGGAGCACGAGCTGATCAACAACGAGGAGTTCGGTCTGCTCAACAACGCCGACTTCGATCAGCGGATCTCCACCTACTCGGGCCCGCCGACCCCGGATGACATGGACGAGCTGCTGAGCATGCGGCGCAAGACCCGCTGTTTCCTCGCCCATCCCAAGGCGATCGCCGCGTTCGGCCGCCAGTGCAACAAGCGGGGCATCTACTTCGGCAGCATCGATCTGCACGGCAACCAGATCCCCGCGTGGCGCGGGGTGCCGCTGCTGCCGTGCGGCAAGATCCCGATCAGTGAGCAGGGCACGTCGTCGATCATCGCCATGCGCACCGGCGAGGACGACCAGGGTGTCATCGGCCTGTACCAGACCGGGATCCCGGACGAGGTCGAGCCCGGCCTGAACGTCCGCTTCATGGGCATCAACGAGCAGGCGATCATCTCCTACCTGGTCAGCACCTACTACTCGGCGGCCGTCCTGGTGCCCGACGCCCTCGGCGTCCTGGAGAACGTCGAGATCGCCCGCACGAACGGGAGCTGACGGCGGTGTCGTTGTTCTCCCGGGTCACGGCGCCCGCCGCGGCCCACGACATGGCAGGCCTGGTACAGGCCCTGCTGGCGGACAGACCGTCCCCGCCGGCCCGCCCACCCTCCGCCGGGCCCGAGTCCGGGTCCGGGTCCGAGTCCGGGTCCGGGTCCGAGTCCGGGTCCGGGTCCGGCGAGCCGGGCCTGCCGTCCGGCCCCACGGGGCTGGGCACGTCGGCGGCCCACACCCCCTTCGGCGCGGCGGCCGGCCCGCACGGCACGCGAACGGATCGCGGCGCGGCCCACTCGGGCGGCCTCCTGCTGCCGCTGCCGCTGCCGCTGCCGCTGCCGCTGCCGCTGCCGCTGCCGGTGCCGGTGCCGGTGCCGACGGTGACGCGTCCGGCGGGGGCCGGCCACCGGTCGGCGTCGGCCGGGAATCCGTCGGCGTCCGTGCATCCGCCGGGGGACGCGTCCAGGGCGGGGGCGACCCCGCTGCCGTCCGGTCCCACCGGGCCGGGTGCGCCGGTGGCTCACGCGGCTGTGCATCCGCTGGAGGCGGGGCGATCGGCGGCGGTGGGGCAGCCATCGGCGGGGGCGACCCCGCTGCCGTCCGGTCCCACCGGGCCGGGTGCGCCGGAGGCTCACGCGGCAGTACATCCGCCGGAGGCGGGGCAGTCGACGGCGGCCGTGCAGCCAACGGCGGGTGCGGCTCCGCTGCGGCCCGGTCCCACCGGGCCGGGTGCGCCGGTGGTTCCCGCGGCTGTGCATCCGCCGGAGGTGGGGCAGTCGGCGGCGGGGCAGTCGGCGGCGGCCGGGCAGCCATCGGCGGGCGCGGCGCCGTGCCCCGCCGGGCCGCCGTCCGGGCCCACCGGGCTGGGCGTCTCGGCGGCGGCCCTCGGCCGCACCCGATACGGCGCATCGGCGGCAGCCGCACGCACCGGATACGGCGCATCGGCGGCAGCCGCACGCACCGGTACCGGCACATCGGCGGCGCCCCTCCTCATCACCGCACGCGAGCCCAGCCGGGAGGCGGCGCCGGGGGCCGGTCCGGCCCCCCGCCGGGAGGCACCGGCGGCGTCCGATCCCGGTCCCCGGCTGCACTGCCCGCCCGCCGTGCGGGACGACCCCGCGCTCGGCCGGACCGTCACCGAGCGTCTGGTGGAGTGGGCCGAGGAGATGGGGATCTACCCGGGCCAGCTGGACAAGATCCGCAAGGCCGACTTCGGCCGGCTCATCATGCTCGCCCACCCCGAGTCCGACGACCCCGACCGACTGCTCGCGGCGGCCAAGTGCGCGCTGTCGGAGTGGGCCGTGGACGACCACTACATCGACGGCGAGGTCGAGGAGGCCCGGCCGCACGAGCTGGGCCGACGGCTCGCCATCGCCCACTCGGTGATCGACCAGGCCCACCTCCCGCTCGGCTACGCCCCCCAGCTCGAAGAAGTCGTCACGGCGGACCCGGTCATGCGGGCCCTGCGGGACAGCCTGCGCAACCTCCACTCGTACGCGACGACCGGACAGGTGCGCCGGCTCCGCCACGAGCTGGGCATCATGTTCGTCGCCTACAACCAGGAGGGCTACTGGCAGGCCTCCGGGCACGTCCCGCCGGTCTGGGAGTTCCTCATGCACCGGCACGAGAACAGCTTCATCCCGTGCATGGTGCTCGTCGACGCGATCGCCGGGTACGAGGTGCCCTACAACGAGTTCTCCGACCCCCGGGTACGGCGGGCGTTCACCATGGCAGGCACCGCCACCGTCATCGTCAACGACCTCTACTCCATGGCCAAGGAGAAGGGCCCGACGGACTTCAGCCTGCCCAGGCTGATCGCCGCCGAGGACGGCTGCTCGCTGGAGGAGGCCGTCGACCGCACCGTCGACATCCACAACGAGCTGATGCTCACCTTCGAGACCGAGGCGGCCGCGCTCGCCCAGACCGGCTCCCCCGAACTGCGCCGCTTCCTGGCCTCCACCTGGGCCTGGGTCGGCGGCAGCCGCGAGTGGCACGCGACCAGCGGCCGCTACCACGAGGCCGCGCACGCGAACGCCGCCTGACCCCGCGCACGCACTGCGCGCAGCCCCCACCCCAACCCCCAGCTCCGAGTAAGGACCCCCCATGTCCAAGATCTCCACCCGGATGGAAGGCATCGCCATGCGCGATGTCCTGCGCACCGACTACCAGAAGTCGGTCGCGGAGTACTGGAACAAGGAGAAGGACCCCGTCAACATCAAGCTCGGCGAGGTCGACGGCCTCTACCACCACCACTACGGCCTCGGCGAATGGGATCCCTCGGTCCTCGCCGGCCCGTCCGAGACCCGCGACCGGCGCATCATCGAGGAACTGCACCGCCTGGAGACCGCGCAGGCCGACGTACTCCTCGACCACCTCGGTGCCATCACCTCCGGCGACCACCTCCTGGACGCCGGTTCCGGCCGCGGCGGCACCAGCTTCATGGCCAACGGACGCTTCGGCTGCCACGTGGACGGCGTCAGCATTTCCGAACAGCAGGTCGACTTCGCCAACGAGCAGGCCGCGCAGCGCGGCGTGCACGACAAGGTCCGCTTCCACTTCCGCA encodes:
- a CDS encoding RrF2 family transcriptional regulator, coding for MRISARADYAVRAVLELAVRQGNGPVKAEEIAAVQDIPHKFLEGILGDCRRAGIVESRRGGGGGYQLARDAAAITVADVVRGVDGPIVSVRGERPTDLSYTGTAQPLLPLWIALRANVRRILEGVTIADLAADTLPEPVRALAAEPAAWENP
- a CDS encoding peptide ligase PGM1-related protein, which encodes METLRPAQVHIQSRECDPLILGRFPGATFFPERLLGWAIVDTVCRAGGRLLYVTAPPPLDADEQVDYYLGLLGAGHEGARNRVSLVGVDDVSARWLSEKILDPDNPRAAQVRAVVRAFVDGRRRAGADVRLNYFEPSAPLERFARELGVPGNQPPSSCIPTGTKHSGRRLFAEAGIPVPAGSPELCHSVADLAVEVARMARSGHRALVVKLDDAASGAGLGNALLDLGDLGLSPGTDDDALTERVLAALPRATLVDPGITWGDYVRMIGKSGTLVEEWIKDDALCSPSFQGRITEGGAVEAVSTHDQVLAVHSQSYVGCRFPANAAYRHTLIDYGLRVGRALRERGVDRGDYGVDFLARPTAGGWQVLGCEINLRGTGTKHAFGIVSALLGTRATPDGRLVVGGPGGAERVYEASDSIMDPRYVGLRPAHLIRAVTGSPLGYDPERATGVVLHMMSAAAEDGKFGAVCIGADRAEAAALLRGLRELVDEQVRVKSRM
- a CDS encoding DUF4360 domain-containing protein → MAGGLLLSGAVAALLTTALPAQHTPASGVLDNPPPDKIVIDVATVNGSGCPEGTAAVAVSPDNTAFTVTYSNYLAQAGGNSDPTAFRKNCQLNLIVHVPQGFTYAIASADYRGFLSLQPGASATQKASYYFQGSPTTVPKSHPFSAPFNDNWEATDSTDWAQLVWAPCGVLRNFNINTELRVNAGTQNPDKVSFMTMDSTDGDISTVYHLAWKECPSA
- a CDS encoding family 2B encapsulin nanocompartment shell protein; the protein is MPLDTVTAPAGPESEQQREQQSLSTAAARNLATTTKSEPQMQGISSRWATRMLPWVNVPGATYRVNRRLSYTVGDGRVSFVKTGPKVQVVPAELGELPLLRGFSDADALGALADKFVQKEFEPGQVIVQAGRKADQVFLIAHGKVEKIGEGPYGEEAVIGLLADGDTFGGRVMSGQAKKWEFTARAATATTVLALPLTAYKAVADRYEALRAHVQHISSNGHQRHRKLNRSGEAAIELSSGHVGEETLPQTFADYELAPREYELSVAQTVLRVHSRVADLFNEPMNQTQQQLRLTIEALRERQEHELINNEEFGLLNNADFDQRISTYSGPPTPDDMDELLSMRRKTRCFLAHPKAIAAFGRQCNKRGIYFGSIDLHGNQIPAWRGVPLLPCGKIPISEQGTSSIIAMRTGEDDQGVIGLYQTGIPDEVEPGLNVRFMGINEQAIISYLVSTYYSAAVLVPDALGVLENVEIARTNGS
- a CDS encoding family 2 encapsulin nanocompartment cargo protein terpene cyclase — translated: MSLFSRVTAPAAAHDMAGLVQALLADRPSPPARPPSAGPESGSGSESGSGSESGSGSGEPGLPSGPTGLGTSAAHTPFGAAAGPHGTRTDRGAAHSGGLLLPLPLPLPLPLPLPLPVPVPVPTVTRPAGAGHRSASAGNPSASVHPPGDASRAGATPLPSGPTGPGAPVAHAAVHPLEAGRSAAVGQPSAGATPLPSGPTGPGAPEAHAAVHPPEAGQSTAAVQPTAGAAPLRPGPTGPGAPVVPAAVHPPEVGQSAAGQSAAAGQPSAGAAPCPAGPPSGPTGLGVSAAALGRTRYGASAAAARTGYGASAAAARTGTGTSAAPLLITAREPSREAAPGAGPAPRREAPAASDPGPRLHCPPAVRDDPALGRTVTERLVEWAEEMGIYPGQLDKIRKADFGRLIMLAHPESDDPDRLLAAAKCALSEWAVDDHYIDGEVEEARPHELGRRLAIAHSVIDQAHLPLGYAPQLEEVVTADPVMRALRDSLRNLHSYATTGQVRRLRHELGIMFVAYNQEGYWQASGHVPPVWEFLMHRHENSFIPCMVLVDAIAGYEVPYNEFSDPRVRRAFTMAGTATVIVNDLYSMAKEKGPTDFSLPRLIAAEDGCSLEEAVDRTVDIHNELMLTFETEAAALAQTGSPELRRFLASTWAWVGGSREWHATSGRYHEAAHANAA
- a CDS encoding geranyl diphosphate 2-C-methyltransferase; its protein translation is MSKISTRMEGIAMRDVLRTDYQKSVAEYWNKEKDPVNIKLGEVDGLYHHHYGLGEWDPSVLAGPSETRDRRIIEELHRLETAQADVLLDHLGAITSGDHLLDAGSGRGGTSFMANGRFGCHVDGVSISEQQVDFANEQAAQRGVHDKVRFHFRNMLDTRLATGSRRAIWTNETTMYVDLFELFAEFSRLLEYGGRYVCITGCSNDVTGMRSKAVSRIDEHYTCNIHPRSEYFKALAANNLVPIQVVDLTPDTIPYWELRAKSSVATGIEDPFLTAYKEGSFHYLLIAADRI